The proteins below are encoded in one region of Ammoniphilus sp. CFH 90114:
- a CDS encoding DUF4349 domain-containing protein: MVRNKWLWLLKAMMGLVLLLLAGCGQQEAKDGSSSNQSAMDYAAKESVTAEGPAGFSEGEVANLEQTASYQRKIIKTAEMRQKVTELEPALKLVQQLIDRSGGYIQSSSIEQYRENEREAFFTLRVPQENYLSIVEQLQAIGKSVNISQKGDDVTEQFYDNEARIQNLTLQEEAVQKLLAKADKMEDIIKIQQELFRIRGEIEALQGKNRYLDHMANLSTIQLSIQEVKEAEYVEDKPWTQARAGFVQSLGGVGEFFTQSVVLLVTYLPFLLFVYLPIGVVVWLFIRRQKRKKERERSVEETKP, translated from the coding sequence ATGGTTCGCAATAAGTGGTTGTGGTTGTTGAAGGCAATGATGGGGCTTGTATTACTCCTTTTAGCCGGGTGTGGTCAACAGGAAGCAAAAGATGGTTCATCGAGTAACCAGAGTGCAATGGATTATGCAGCGAAAGAATCAGTTACAGCAGAAGGACCTGCTGGTTTCTCGGAAGGGGAAGTTGCGAATCTCGAACAAACAGCCTCCTACCAGAGAAAGATTATTAAAACAGCAGAAATGCGTCAAAAAGTGACGGAGCTTGAACCTGCGCTGAAGCTTGTGCAACAGTTGATTGATCGATCTGGAGGGTATATACAGTCTTCTTCCATTGAGCAGTATCGGGAAAATGAGCGGGAAGCCTTCTTTACGTTGCGGGTCCCGCAAGAGAATTATCTTTCCATTGTTGAACAGCTCCAAGCCATCGGAAAGTCCGTCAATATCTCGCAAAAGGGAGATGATGTGACGGAGCAGTTTTATGATAATGAGGCTCGTATCCAAAACTTAACCTTACAAGAAGAAGCAGTTCAGAAGTTACTGGCGAAAGCCGATAAAATGGAGGATATTATTAAGATTCAGCAAGAGCTGTTTCGTATTCGTGGTGAGATCGAAGCGTTGCAAGGGAAGAACCGCTATTTAGATCATATGGCTAATCTGTCCACAATTCAGTTGAGCATACAAGAGGTAAAGGAAGCGGAGTATGTAGAAGATAAGCCTTGGACCCAGGCGCGTGCCGGATTTGTCCAATCCCTAGGTGGAGTGGGAGAGTTCTTTACTCAGAGCGTAGTGTTGTTGGTGACTTACTTGCCGTTTCTCTTGTTTGTTTACCTCCCGATAGGTGTAGTTGTTTGGCTATTCATTCGCCGCCAAAAGAGAAAGAAGGAAAGAGAACGATCAGTAGAGGAAACGAAACCATAA
- a CDS encoding TatD family hydrolase, with protein sequence MYFDAHIHLDQYDTDRLESSIESWRSHGVRGVLAVSTDLKSSYTTLELKAKYPDFVYAAVGYHPELALPKEQELYEFAALVEKERRNISAIGEVGLPHYQFYGIKEQPSLAPYVEILRYFSQLAVQHQLPILLHAVHDKAELALRIIQAQQVKLAHFHWLKAPPQVTRLIVEAGYYISVTPEVCYRPRDQELLNQIPLSQLLLETDGPWKYDPPFHNLATTPLLLQDVANKVSDLYQRPLEDVLEACWRNAQCLLQIHR encoded by the coding sequence ATGTATTTTGATGCCCATATTCATCTCGACCAATACGATACAGATCGCTTAGAAAGTTCAATAGAGAGTTGGAGAAGTCATGGAGTACGAGGGGTCTTAGCGGTTTCGACAGACCTCAAGTCCTCTTACACCACATTAGAGCTTAAGGCCAAGTATCCTGACTTTGTCTATGCTGCAGTAGGCTATCACCCTGAGTTAGCTCTGCCGAAGGAACAAGAACTTTATGAATTCGCTGCTCTGGTGGAAAAAGAAAGACGAAATATATCAGCCATCGGAGAAGTGGGGCTCCCTCACTATCAGTTCTATGGCATAAAGGAACAGCCATCTTTGGCTCCTTATGTAGAAATCCTTCGTTATTTTTCTCAACTAGCCGTTCAACATCAGCTGCCTATCCTTCTTCATGCCGTTCATGACAAAGCCGAACTTGCACTAAGGATCATCCAAGCACAGCAAGTGAAGCTGGCCCACTTTCATTGGTTGAAGGCTCCGCCTCAGGTTACACGTCTTATTGTAGAGGCTGGATATTATATCTCTGTGACACCTGAAGTATGCTACCGACCCCGGGATCAGGAATTACTAAATCAAATCCCCTTGTCTCAATTATTGCTTGAAACAGATGGTCCATGGAAGTACGATCCACCGTTCCATAACCTTGCGACAACCCCCTTACTCCTACAGGATGTCGCTAACAAGGTATCTGATCTTTATCAACGACCGCTAGAGGACGTGTTGGAAGCTTGCTGGAGGAATGCACAGTGTCTACTTCAAATACATAGATAA
- a CDS encoding mismatch-specific DNA-glycosylase gives MLSEIPDHLREHLLILFVGYNPSIRSGETGHHYANPNNRFWTILHRSGLTPRKYTTEEDRDLLELGYGFTNIVARPTRTALEITKEEYQEGRELLKQKVLKYKPKIVCFVGKGVYEEYSGKRNLGWGVQQPPVMEGVVEFVGPSSSGLVRMKIEEVVDIYRGLYDLVAPYQQKP, from the coding sequence ATGTTAAGTGAAATCCCAGATCATCTACGCGAACATTTGCTCATCTTATTTGTCGGTTATAATCCTAGTATCCGTTCAGGAGAGACGGGACATCATTACGCTAATCCCAATAACCGTTTTTGGACGATCTTGCACCGTTCTGGCTTAACCCCAAGAAAGTATACAACAGAGGAAGACCGCGACTTGTTAGAGCTTGGTTATGGATTTACGAACATCGTAGCAAGACCCACCCGAACGGCGCTAGAAATTACAAAAGAGGAATACCAAGAAGGGCGAGAGTTATTGAAGCAGAAAGTCTTGAAATATAAACCTAAAATCGTATGTTTCGTAGGCAAAGGAGTGTACGAAGAGTATAGCGGAAAGCGTAATCTTGGATGGGGTGTTCAACAACCTCCGGTCATGGAAGGCGTCGTGGAGTTTGTAGGGCCCTCCTCCAGCGGTTTAGTCCGCATGAAGATTGAGGAAGTCGTTGATATTTACCGGGGCTTATACGACTTAGTTGCACCCTATCAACAAAAACCATAA
- a CDS encoding acyltransferase, whose protein sequence is MAERFRFLDFIKGWSILGVIVIHIELLITADHPLVVMGQIIDMLFRFAVPVFIGVLGFMTYNKYWGMDNWDSFLLHKARTYGIPYLIWSTVYYFTPDIYYLRPDLGVLSSVVFGYSEVHLYFMVAYFGFILLTPFIVLGGRQMTASSLTGVLVSVVILHLGLLYTAEQSIWQGSLDTFYLNTDARLPLHWMSFYALGLLLAIHQERVVTLAKKGNKILIRVCMALSYLLFAVFLVESRRTYFIYYTPFLVPFSVLALLLLGGLYPRVESNRLVSFITFIGRNTFPIYLSHILWIKIAYLFVAQGQVSMIYLLLIFLLVVLGSVAWIRVERDLKVIIGNIVFTLTRRKRIARKLK, encoded by the coding sequence ATGGCGGAACGTTTCCGATTTCTAGATTTTATTAAGGGATGGAGCATCCTTGGGGTTATCGTCATCCATATCGAGCTACTGATTACAGCAGATCATCCCCTTGTCGTTATGGGGCAGATCATCGATATGCTGTTTCGCTTTGCGGTGCCTGTCTTTATTGGGGTTCTCGGCTTCATGACCTATAATAAGTACTGGGGAATGGACAATTGGGATTCATTCCTGTTACATAAGGCGAGAACATACGGTATTCCCTATCTAATCTGGTCAACCGTCTATTATTTTACACCAGACATTTATTACTTGCGACCCGACCTAGGGGTCCTGTCTAGCGTTGTTTTCGGATATTCTGAGGTTCATTTGTACTTTATGGTCGCATACTTTGGTTTTATCCTTTTGACTCCCTTTATCGTGTTAGGGGGAAGGCAAATGACAGCAAGCTCGTTGACTGGAGTTCTAGTATCCGTCGTGATTCTTCATCTGGGGTTGCTTTATACGGCGGAGCAATCCATTTGGCAAGGCTCGTTGGACACGTTCTATCTAAATACGGACGCGAGATTGCCCCTGCATTGGATGTCATTCTACGCTCTAGGACTGCTGCTTGCAATTCATCAGGAGAGAGTAGTCACCCTTGCAAAAAAGGGGAATAAGATCCTTATAAGGGTATGTATGGCTTTGTCTTATCTTTTGTTTGCCGTATTTTTGGTTGAGAGTAGGAGAACTTATTTTATTTATTATACCCCTTTTCTGGTTCCCTTTTCTGTTCTTGCTTTATTACTACTAGGTGGGCTCTATCCAAGGGTGGAATCCAACAGGCTTGTTAGTTTTATTACTTTTATAGGGAGAAATACTTTTCCTATCTATTTATCTCATATTTTATGGATCAAGATCGCCTATTTGTTTGTTGCTCAAGGTCAAGTTTCGATGATTTATCTTTTGCTTATTTTTCTACTAGTCGTCTTAGGGTCAGTTGCTTGGATAAGGGTAGAACGTGACCTAAAGGTTATTATTGGCAACATCGTTTTTACTTTAACGCGGCGAAAAAGGATTGCAAGGAAACTAAAATAG